Proteins encoded in a region of the Salipiger sp. CCB-MM3 genome:
- a CDS encoding oligosaccharide flippase family protein, translating to MSTAIWQRFSGSSLSARALRSSVLTVGSFGFSQALRLGGNLILTRLLFPEAFGLMALVSVFLMGLVQFSDVGVTPAILQSKRGDDRDFLDTAWTLQVLRGIGLWLTACALAWPMAQIYDEPQLMQFLPVAGLALLIAGFRPTRMDTANRHLMLGRVTLLELGTQTVGVGSAVLLAWATGSVWALVVSGLLSTLFELIANSLLLAGGRNRFRWEPEARAELVNFGKWIFLSTVCGFFFSQGDKLLIGKYLSLERFGVYNIGYFLASFPMLLGGMVTRKILIPIYRETPPRKSRENFLRLRKMRFAVTGPLLVLVASFAVSGHWLVDLMYDERYLAAGAVTVIIACMQMPQIVVQTYDQAALAAGDSRSFFVLALARAVLMIGCILVGLETYGLIGALLGYGAAFLLSYPVVVWLARRMGVWDPLHDLCFALLGAALALLAAALNWPAISALVASGA from the coding sequence ATGAGCACGGCGATCTGGCAAAGATTTTCGGGCAGTTCCCTCTCGGCCCGCGCCCTGCGCTCCTCGGTGCTGACCGTCGGCAGCTTCGGCTTTTCGCAGGCGCTGCGGCTGGGCGGCAACTTGATCCTCACCCGGCTGCTGTTCCCCGAGGCTTTCGGGCTCATGGCGCTGGTCTCGGTCTTCCTGATGGGGCTGGTGCAATTCTCGGATGTGGGCGTCACCCCGGCGATCCTGCAAAGCAAGCGCGGCGACGACCGCGACTTCCTCGACACCGCATGGACGCTGCAGGTGCTGCGCGGCATCGGCCTGTGGCTGACCGCCTGCGCGCTGGCATGGCCGATGGCGCAAATCTACGACGAGCCGCAGCTGATGCAGTTTCTGCCCGTTGCCGGGCTGGCGCTGCTGATCGCGGGCTTCCGGCCCACGCGCATGGACACCGCGAACCGCCATCTGATGCTGGGCCGGGTCACGCTGCTGGAGCTTGGCACGCAAACGGTTGGTGTCGGCAGCGCGGTGCTGCTGGCATGGGCCACCGGATCGGTCTGGGCCTTGGTGGTGTCGGGGCTGCTCAGCACGCTGTTCGAGCTTATCGCCAATTCGCTGCTGCTGGCCGGGGGGCGCAACCGCTTCCGCTGGGAGCCCGAGGCGCGGGCTGAACTGGTAAATTTCGGCAAGTGGATCTTCCTGTCGACGGTCTGCGGCTTCTTCTTCAGTCAGGGCGACAAGCTGCTGATCGGCAAATACCTCAGCCTCGAGCGCTTTGGCGTCTACAACATCGGCTATTTCCTCGCCTCCTTCCCGATGCTCCTCGGCGGCATGGTGACGCGCAAGATCCTCATTCCGATCTATCGCGAGACTCCGCCACGCAAGAGCCGCGAGAACTTTTTGCGGCTGCGCAAGATGCGCTTTGCCGTGACCGGCCCGCTGCTGGTGCTGGTGGCGAGCTTTGCCGTCAGCGGCCACTGGCTGGTCGATCTGATGTATGACGAACGCTATTTGGCGGCGGGCGCGGTGACGGTGATCATCGCCTGCATGCAAATGCCGCAGATTGTTGTGCAGACCTATGATCAGGCGGCGCTGGCGGCAGGCGACAGCCGCAGCTTCTTTGTGCTGGCGCTGGCGCGCGCGGTGCTGATGATCGGCTGCATTCTCGTGGGGCTGGAAACCTATGGGCTGATCGGCGCGTTGCTGGGCTATGGGGCGGCGTTCCTGCTGTCTTATCCGGTGGTCGTCTGGCTGGCGCGCCGCATGGGCGTCTGGGACCCGCTGCATGACCTGTGCTTCGCGCTGCTTGGCGCGGCTCTGGCGCTGCTGGCGGCGGCGCTCAACTGGCCCGCGATCAGCGCATTGGTGGCGTCCGGGGCCTGA
- a CDS encoding glycosyltransferase, which yields MSVHESSLPGNPALSVILPASNEGAVIARCLRALLASDWTAAAPPEIVVIANGCRDDTAAQARALVPEAEARGWSLRVIEISKGDKLGALNAGDAAARGRLRVYLDADVTVSPPLLAQLQDALAGPGARYASGTLRITGEGWAARAYARIWRQVPFMARGVPGCGVFAVNAEGRARWQEFPDIISDDTFVRLSFTPAERSAVPATYEWPIAEGLAALIRVRRRQDAGVAQVGTLFPRLLRNDDKLPFGAGGKLRMALRDPLGFAVYSGVALMVRLTPQRAPEWSRGR from the coding sequence ATGAGTGTTCACGAGTCTTCTCTTCCCGGCAATCCGGCGCTTTCCGTCATTCTGCCAGCCAGCAATGAAGGCGCGGTTATCGCGCGCTGCCTGAGGGCGCTGCTGGCCTCGGACTGGACCGCCGCCGCCCCGCCCGAGATTGTGGTGATCGCAAATGGCTGCCGTGACGACACCGCGGCGCAGGCGCGGGCGCTTGTGCCCGAGGCCGAGGCGCGTGGCTGGAGCCTGCGGGTGATCGAGATCTCAAAGGGCGACAAGCTCGGCGCGCTCAACGCCGGTGACGCGGCGGCGCGGGGCAGGCTGCGGGTCTATCTCGATGCCGATGTCACCGTCAGCCCGCCGCTTCTGGCGCAGCTGCAGGACGCGCTCGCCGGGCCGGGCGCGCGCTATGCCAGCGGCACGCTTCGGATCACCGGCGAGGGCTGGGCGGCCCGCGCCTATGCCCGGATCTGGCGGCAGGTGCCCTTCATGGCGCGCGGCGTGCCCGGCTGCGGTGTCTTTGCCGTCAATGCCGAGGGCCGTGCCCGCTGGCAGGAGTTTCCCGACATCATCTCGGACGATACCTTCGTGCGCCTCAGCTTCACCCCCGCCGAGCGCAGCGCCGTGCCCGCCACCTATGAGTGGCCGATCGCCGAGGGGCTGGCGGCGCTGATCCGCGTGCGCCGCCGTCAGGATGCGGGCGTCGCGCAGGTCGGCACGCTGTTCCCGCGGCTGCTGCGCAACGACGACAAGCTGCCCTTCGGCGCGGGCGGCAAGCTTCGGATGGCGCTGCGCGACCCGCTGGGCTTTGCGGTCTATTCGGGCGTCGCGCTGATGGTCCGGCTGACCCCGCAACGCGCACCAGAATGGAGCCGCGGGCGATGA
- the epsE gene encoding exopolysaccharide biosynthesis GT4 family glycosyltransferase EpsE, whose protein sequence is MPQKLRIGYLVPQFPGQTHIFYWREVRALEAMGHEVHLLSTRLPPTALIAHSWSQDAIARTTYLGEVRPLSAAGALAKLIGRGLPRDLLREGPRFAPDIAVTLSAAETLRAYCEEHSLDHVHVHSCGRAALVATLARRLGGVPYSLTLHGPLSDYGHGQKMKWRGAAFATVITHRLMDEVQSQLHGHLPPHMEIRPMGVDTEILRRETPYEPPQKGRPIRLFSCGRLNVVKGHQDLMSAIRQLLDQGVDVRLEIAGEDDAGGTGYRQVLEAHLRKLRLQDHVKLLGAIDAGEVKEKLLAAHVFVLASWHEPLGVAYMEAMACGVPVIGTDAGGVNELIEAGHTGKLVPPKDPTALARAIRDLAQNPESAERFSVAGRAHVEAHFRASLGAETLVREIRRSRGGQ, encoded by the coding sequence GTGCCGCAGAAACTTCGGATCGGGTATCTCGTGCCCCAATTCCCGGGGCAGACGCATATTTTCTACTGGCGCGAAGTGCGCGCGCTCGAGGCGATGGGCCACGAGGTGCATCTTCTGTCGACGCGGCTGCCGCCGACCGCGCTGATCGCGCACAGCTGGTCGCAGGATGCGATCGCGCGCACGACTTACCTTGGCGAGGTCCGACCGCTCAGTGCCGCGGGCGCGCTGGCCAAGCTGATCGGACGCGGCCTGCCGCGTGACCTGCTGCGCGAAGGCCCGCGCTTTGCCCCGGATATCGCCGTGACGCTCTCGGCCGCCGAGACCCTGCGCGCCTATTGCGAAGAACATTCGCTCGATCATGTGCATGTGCACAGCTGTGGCCGCGCCGCGCTGGTGGCGACGCTGGCCCGGCGGCTTGGCGGTGTGCCCTATTCGCTGACCCTGCACGGGCCGCTGTCGGATTACGGCCATGGCCAGAAGATGAAATGGCGCGGCGCGGCCTTTGCAACGGTGATCACCCATCGCCTGATGGATGAGGTCCAGAGCCAGTTGCACGGGCATCTGCCGCCGCATATGGAAATCCGGCCGATGGGGGTCGATACCGAGATCCTGCGCCGCGAGACGCCCTATGAGCCGCCGCAGAAGGGCCGCCCGATCCGGCTGTTCTCTTGCGGGCGGCTCAATGTGGTGAAGGGCCATCAGGACCTGATGTCGGCGATTCGCCAGCTGCTGGATCAGGGCGTCGACGTGCGGCTCGAGATCGCCGGCGAGGATGACGCGGGCGGCACCGGCTACCGGCAGGTTCTGGAGGCACATCTGCGCAAGCTGCGGCTGCAGGACCACGTGAAGCTGCTGGGGGCGATCGACGCCGGTGAGGTGAAGGAGAAGCTGCTGGCGGCGCATGTCTTCGTGCTGGCCTCGTGGCACGAGCCGCTTGGCGTGGCCTATATGGAGGCGATGGCCTGCGGCGTGCCGGTGATCGGCACCGATGCGGGCGGCGTGAACGAGCTGATCGAGGCGGGGCACACCGGCAAGCTGGTGCCGCCGAAGGATCCGACGGCGCTGGCGCGGGCGATCCGCGATCTGGCGCAGAACCCCGAGAGCGCCGAGCGTTTCAGCGTGGCGGGCCGCGCCCATGTGGAGGCGCATTTCCGCGCCAGCCTCGGGGCGGAAACGCTGGTCCGCGAGATCCGGCGGTCCCGCGGCGGGCAATAG
- a CDS encoding calcium-binding protein, with amino-acid sequence MFRRLLKAAILAAGWPLAALAQEREVYVFGNSLVHFLGQEAHSNTPYWLSRLAEAGGGELALDGQWGFLRDFSDGLPPEPNWSIPGVANNWDPGRGSFGDAGYDAVLITPANFLQYQAADAPYPGNNPGNTSPLDAILTVADWIEGHAPGTPLWVYEGWPDMASVAGDYPPSARGLRKYHDFTLGTYGVWYDDLLDKLRAARPEQDLHLIPVARVIAGLLGDGGLLQDLPVEALYVDDAPHGTPSLYFLAAMVSYSALYGAPPPAAYVPPPEIAPEITAAYGQIAEQVWQTVSDLAPRQKAAAEAPEAQTQTAAADTAPETTPEAVPEAPLPQRPDLALPDPGARPEGDPALAMGLNGLSDWSTQMPFVDLMKSAREWIGHLPGQWGGVEIAALRAQGVLDENGWPLRIPEGVERLEALLLTDQPEAAVSLRGTYVVLWQGKGDLQITGRASRVRMEEGRALFDYAPGEGSVGISISATDPDDPIHDIHVVREDQMQIFEAGALFNPHWLARIHDLRSLRFMDWMMTNGSPVMGWDDRPRSSDYTWTAWGVPPEVMIELANEIGADPWFTLPHMADDEYVRRFAELVKARLDPRLKAYVEYSNEVWNFVFPQAHWAAQQAEARWGRSESGWIQFYGLRAAQVMDIWSEVYGDEAEDRLVRVVSTHTGWPGLEEQILTAPLAYLALGHQPAESFDAYAVTGYFGYELGGEEMAAQIEDWLSRAEMQAQEDGEAQGLRRVALREYVKRHRFDAAMLPVAMALQDGALAELTGEIFPYHAEVAEKAGLRLVMYEGGTHAAAQAERVQDERLTAFFEAFSYTPEMAKLYEQLLSGWVNAGGTLFNAFVDVAPASQWGSWGALRHLDDDNPRWDMLMSYNASGPTGWEDRAAGTFEDGLMLRADAEGARLEGSERSDILLGGAGDDVLVSGGGSDKLHGGAGQDHALLPGARGDYAFSRDAQGRLLAEGPRDRITLFAIETLSFEEAPETELPTSGL; translated from the coding sequence ATGTTCCGGCGTTTGTTGAAGGCGGCCATTCTTGCCGCTGGCTGGCCGCTTGCCGCGCTTGCGCAAGAGCGCGAGGTCTATGTGTTCGGCAATTCCCTCGTGCATTTCCTCGGGCAGGAGGCGCATAGCAACACGCCCTACTGGCTGAGCCGTCTGGCCGAAGCGGGCGGGGGCGAGCTTGCGCTCGACGGGCAATGGGGCTTTCTGCGCGACTTCTCGGACGGGCTGCCACCCGAACCGAACTGGAGCATTCCCGGCGTCGCCAACAATTGGGACCCTGGCCGTGGCAGTTTCGGGGATGCGGGCTATGATGCGGTGCTGATCACCCCGGCGAACTTCCTGCAATATCAGGCCGCCGACGCGCCCTATCCGGGCAACAATCCCGGCAACACCAGTCCGCTGGATGCGATTCTCACCGTGGCCGACTGGATCGAGGGGCATGCCCCCGGCACGCCGCTCTGGGTTTATGAAGGCTGGCCCGACATGGCCTCGGTGGCCGGGGATTACCCGCCCTCGGCGCGCGGGCTGCGCAAGTACCACGACTTCACGCTCGGCACCTACGGCGTCTGGTATGACGATCTGCTGGACAAGCTGCGCGCCGCACGGCCCGAACAGGACCTGCATCTGATCCCGGTGGCGCGGGTGATCGCCGGTCTGCTCGGCGATGGCGGGTTGCTGCAGGATTTGCCGGTCGAGGCGCTCTACGTCGATGACGCGCCGCATGGTACGCCGTCTCTGTATTTCCTCGCCGCCATGGTCAGCTACAGCGCGCTTTACGGCGCGCCGCCGCCCGCGGCCTATGTGCCGCCACCCGAGATCGCGCCCGAGATCACCGCCGCCTATGGGCAGATTGCCGAGCAGGTCTGGCAGACGGTCTCGGACCTTGCGCCGCGCCAAAAGGCCGCCGCGGAGGCCCCCGAGGCGCAGACCCAGACCGCCGCCGCCGATACCGCCCCCGAGACCACGCCCGAGGCCGTTCCAGAAGCACCGCTGCCGCAGCGCCCGGATCTTGCGCTGCCCGATCCCGGCGCGCGCCCCGAGGGAGACCCGGCGCTGGCCATGGGGCTCAACGGGCTGTCGGATTGGTCCACCCAGATGCCCTTTGTCGACCTGATGAAATCGGCGCGCGAGTGGATCGGCCATCTGCCCGGCCAATGGGGCGGGGTCGAGATCGCGGCGCTGCGGGCGCAGGGCGTGCTGGACGAGAACGGCTGGCCGCTGCGCATTCCCGAAGGCGTCGAGCGGCTCGAGGCGCTCTTGCTGACCGATCAGCCCGAGGCGGCGGTATCGCTGCGCGGCACCTATGTGGTGCTCTGGCAGGGCAAGGGCGATCTGCAGATCACCGGGCGCGCCAGCCGGGTGCGGATGGAAGAAGGCCGCGCGCTCTTCGACTATGCGCCGGGCGAGGGGTCGGTGGGCATTTCGATCTCGGCCACCGATCCCGACGATCCGATCCACGACATCCATGTGGTGCGCGAGGATCAGATGCAGATCTTCGAGGCCGGGGCGCTGTTCAACCCGCATTGGCTGGCCCGCATCCACGATCTGCGCAGCCTGCGGTTCATGGACTGGATGATGACCAACGGCTCGCCGGTGATGGGCTGGGACGACCGCCCGCGCAGCAGCGATTACACATGGACCGCTTGGGGCGTGCCGCCCGAGGTGATGATCGAACTGGCCAATGAGATCGGCGCCGACCCTTGGTTCACCCTGCCGCATATGGCCGATGACGAGTACGTCCGGCGCTTCGCCGAACTGGTGAAGGCGCGGCTCGACCCGCGGCTCAAGGCCTATGTGGAATATTCCAACGAGGTCTGGAACTTCGTCTTCCCGCAGGCGCATTGGGCGGCGCAGCAGGCCGAGGCGCGCTGGGGCCGTTCGGAATCGGGCTGGATCCAATTCTACGGGCTGCGTGCGGCGCAGGTGATGGACATCTGGTCAGAGGTTTATGGCGACGAGGCCGAGGACCGTCTCGTGCGGGTGGTCTCGACCCACACCGGCTGGCCGGGCCTCGAAGAGCAGATCCTCACCGCGCCGCTGGCCTATCTCGCGCTCGGTCATCAGCCCGCCGAAAGCTTCGATGCCTACGCGGTGACCGGCTATTTCGGCTATGAACTGGGCGGCGAGGAGATGGCGGCTCAGATCGAGGACTGGCTGTCGCGCGCCGAGATGCAGGCGCAGGAGGACGGCGAGGCGCAGGGGCTGCGCCGGGTCGCCCTGCGCGAATACGTCAAACGGCACAGGTTCGACGCGGCCATGCTGCCAGTGGCCATGGCGCTGCAGGACGGCGCGCTGGCGGAACTGACCGGCGAGATCTTTCCCTACCATGCCGAGGTGGCCGAAAAGGCGGGGCTGCGGCTGGTGATGTATGAGGGCGGCACCCATGCGGCGGCGCAGGCCGAGCGGGTGCAGGACGAGCGGCTGACCGCCTTTTTCGAGGCATTCAGCTACACGCCCGAGATGGCCAAGCTCTATGAACAACTGCTGAGCGGCTGGGTGAACGCGGGCGGCACGCTGTTCAATGCCTTTGTCGATGTGGCCCCCGCCTCGCAATGGGGCAGCTGGGGCGCGCTGCGCCATCTCGACGACGACAACCCGCGCTGGGACATGCTGATGAGCTACAACGCCTCGGGGCCGACCGGCTGGGAAGACCGCGCGGCGGGGACTTTCGAAGATGGGCTGATGCTGCGCGCCGATGCGGAAGGCGCGCGGCTCGAAGGGTCCGAGCGGTCCGATATCCTGCTGGGCGGCGCGGGGGATGATGTGCTGGTCTCCGGCGGCGGCAGCGACAAGCTGCACGGCGGGGCAGGGCAGGATCATGCGCTGTTGCCGGGCGCGCGGGGTGACTATGCGTTCAGCCGCGACGCGCAGGGGCGGCTGCTGGCCGAGGGGCCGCGCGACCGCATCACGCTTTTTGCCATCGAGACGCTGTCCTTCGAAGAGGCGCCCGAAACCGAGCTGCCGACCTCGGGGCTCTGA
- a CDS encoding 2-isopropylmalate synthase: MTDQAKDRVYIFDTTLRDGEQSPGATMTHDEKLEIAELLDDMGVDIIEAGFPIASEGDFRAVSEIAERSKNSVICGLARAQLNDIDRCWEAVKHANRPRIHTFIGTSPLHRAIPNLTMDEMAERIHDTVTHARNLCDNVQWSPMDATRTEHDYLCRVVEIAIKAGATTINIPDTVGYTAPVESAELIRMLIEKVPGADEIVFATHCHNDLGMATANSLAAVEAGARQIECTINGLGERAGNTALEEVVMALKVRGDIMPFETHIDTRKIMHISRRVATVSGFPVQYNKAIVGKNAFAHESGIHQDGMLKNKETFEIMRPEDVGLAGTSLPLGKHSGRAALRAKLKDLGVDVGDNQLKDIFVRFKDLADRKKEVFDEDILALVTAAMTDGADHLEIVSLKVVCGTGGPAEATLEMEVGGEEKSTVMEGDGPVDATFKAVRALYPNSARLQLYQVNAVTEGTDAQATVSVRLEEDGKIATGQSADTDTVYASAKAYVNALNRLHVRRSKTGSDQKEISYKDVG, encoded by the coding sequence ATGACCGACCAAGCCAAAGACCGCGTGTATATCTTCGACACGACCCTCCGTGACGGCGAGCAGTCGCCCGGCGCGACCATGACCCATGACGAAAAGCTCGAAATCGCCGAGCTGCTCGATGATATGGGTGTCGACATCATCGAGGCGGGCTTCCCGATCGCTTCCGAGGGCGACTTCCGCGCCGTCTCGGAGATCGCCGAACGCTCCAAGAACTCGGTGATCTGCGGCCTCGCCCGCGCCCAGCTCAATGACATCGACCGCTGCTGGGAGGCGGTGAAACACGCCAACCGCCCGCGCATCCACACGTTCATCGGCACGTCGCCGCTGCACCGCGCCATTCCGAACCTCACCATGGACGAGATGGCCGAGCGCATCCACGATACGGTGACCCACGCGCGCAACCTCTGCGACAACGTGCAATGGTCGCCGATGGATGCCACCCGCACCGAGCATGACTACCTCTGCCGCGTGGTCGAGATCGCCATCAAGGCGGGCGCCACCACGATCAACATCCCCGACACCGTGGGCTACACCGCGCCGGTGGAATCGGCGGAACTGATCCGCATGCTGATCGAAAAGGTGCCGGGCGCCGACGAGATCGTCTTTGCCACGCACTGCCACAACGACCTTGGCATGGCGACGGCGAACAGCCTTGCCGCCGTCGAAGCCGGTGCGCGGCAGATCGAATGCACGATCAACGGCCTTGGCGAGCGCGCGGGCAACACCGCGCTCGAAGAAGTCGTCATGGCACTGAAAGTGCGCGGCGACATCATGCCGTTCGAGACACATATCGACACCCGCAAGATCATGCATATCTCGCGCCGCGTCGCGACGGTCTCGGGCTTCCCGGTGCAGTACAACAAGGCGATCGTCGGCAAGAACGCCTTTGCGCATGAGTCCGGCATTCACCAGGACGGCATGCTCAAGAACAAGGAAACCTTCGAGATCATGCGTCCCGAGGACGTGGGTCTTGCGGGCACCTCGCTGCCGCTCGGCAAGCACTCGGGCCGCGCCGCGCTGCGCGCCAAGCTCAAGGATCTCGGCGTCGATGTGGGCGACAACCAGCTCAAGGACATCTTCGTGCGGTTCAAGGATCTTGCCGACCGCAAGAAAGAGGTCTTCGACGAGGACATCCTCGCGCTGGTGACGGCGGCGATGACCGATGGCGCCGATCACCTTGAGATCGTCTCGCTCAAGGTCGTCTGCGGCACCGGCGGTCCGGCTGAGGCGACGCTCGAGATGGAAGTGGGCGGCGAAGAGAAATCCACCGTGATGGAAGGCGACGGCCCGGTCGACGCCACCTTCAAGGCGGTGCGCGCGCTCTATCCGAACTCGGCCCGGCTGCAGCTTTATCAGGTGAACGCGGTGACCGAAGGCACCGACGCGCAGGCCACGGTCTCGGTGCGTCTGGAAGAGGACGGCAAGATCGCCACCGGCCAGTCGGCGGACACCGACACGGTCTATGCTTCGGCCAAGGCCTATGTGAACGCGCTCAACCGCCTGCATGTGCGCCGCAGCAAGACCGGCAGCGATCAGAAGGAAATCAGCTACAAGGACGTTGGCTGA
- a CDS encoding SH3 domain-containing protein, translating into MVRTSVLAGLLAALLCGPVTPAVAQAAEERGPVTNLPLPRYVSLKTSEGNARRGPSLTHRIDWVYTRRDMPLEIVAEYGHWRRVRDKDGAGGWIHYALLSGVRTVLVEEDMLELHAQPDPETPVEAKLALGVIAQLEACNAEWCQLSAGGYEGWAPKSAMWGVAPDEIRE; encoded by the coding sequence ATGGTCAGGACTTCTGTGTTGGCGGGGCTGCTTGCCGCCCTGCTTTGCGGCCCGGTCACACCGGCGGTCGCACAGGCGGCCGAGGAACGCGGGCCGGTCACCAACCTTCCGTTGCCGCGCTACGTTTCGCTCAAGACCAGCGAGGGCAACGCGCGGCGCGGCCCGTCGCTCACCCACCGCATCGACTGGGTCTACACGCGGCGCGATATGCCGCTGGAGATCGTCGCCGAATACGGTCACTGGCGCCGGGTGCGCGACAAGGACGGCGCGGGCGGCTGGATCCATTATGCGCTGCTCTCGGGCGTGCGCACGGTGCTGGTCGAGGAAGACATGCTGGAGTTGCACGCCCAGCCCGATCCCGAAACGCCGGTCGAGGCGAAACTGGCGCTTGGCGTGATCGCCCAGCTCGAGGCCTGCAACGCGGAGTGGTGCCAGCTTTCGGCGGGCGGCTATGAGGGCTGGGCCCCCAAGAGCGCCATGTGGGGCGTCGCTCCGGACGAGATTCGGGAATAG
- a CDS encoding 2-hydroxyacid dehydrogenase — MPQKRLTVVVTRRLPEAVETRLSELFDVKLRTEDIPMTRAELTAAMAEADVLVPTLTDQIDAGLIAQAGPRLKLIANYGAGVDHIDVETARTRGIMVSNTPGVMTDDTADMVMGLMLAVMRRMQEGLATMQEGNWAGWAPTAFLGTRLGGKRLGILGMGRIGQAVARRASAFGMQIHYHNRRRLRPEIEEGLEATYWESLDQMVARMDVISVNCPHTPSTFHLLNARRLRLMKPSAVLLNTSRGEVIDEAALTRMLKAGEIAGAGLDVYQHKIRGNPELVNMPNVVMLPHMGSATLEGRIEMGEKVIINVKTFADGHRPPDQVVPAML; from the coding sequence ATGCCGCAGAAACGCCTGACTGTTGTCGTCACGCGACGTTTGCCAGAGGCGGTCGAAACCCGCCTGAGCGAGCTTTTCGACGTCAAACTGCGAACCGAGGACATCCCGATGACTCGCGCAGAATTGACCGCCGCCATGGCTGAGGCCGATGTGCTGGTGCCCACACTGACCGATCAGATCGACGCCGGGCTGATCGCGCAGGCCGGTCCGCGGCTTAAGCTGATCGCCAATTACGGCGCCGGGGTCGATCATATCGACGTCGAGACCGCGCGCACCCGTGGCATCATGGTCTCGAACACCCCCGGCGTGATGACCGATGACACCGCCGACATGGTGATGGGGCTGATGCTGGCGGTGATGCGCCGCATGCAGGAAGGCCTCGCCACCATGCAGGAAGGCAATTGGGCCGGCTGGGCGCCGACCGCCTTCCTCGGCACACGGCTGGGCGGCAAGCGCCTGGGGATCCTCGGCATGGGCCGCATCGGGCAGGCGGTGGCGCGCCGCGCCTCGGCCTTCGGGATGCAGATCCATTATCACAACCGCCGCCGCCTGCGGCCGGAGATCGAAGAGGGCCTCGAGGCGACCTATTGGGAGAGCCTCGACCAGATGGTGGCGCGGATGGACGTGATCTCGGTCAACTGCCCGCACACGCCCTCGACCTTCCATCTGCTCAACGCGCGGCGGCTGCGTCTGATGAAACCCTCGGCGGTACTGCTCAACACTTCGCGCGGCGAGGTGATCGACGAGGCCGCGCTGACCCGCATGCTGAAGGCGGGCGAGATCGCCGGGGCCGGGCTCGACGTCTACCAGCACAAAATCCGCGGCAACCCGGAACTGGTGAACATGCCCAATGTGGTGATGCTGCCGCATATGGGCTCGGCGACGCTGGAAGGCCGCATCGAGATGGGCGAGAAGGTGATCATCAACGTCAAGACCTTTGCCGACGGGCACCGCCCGCCGGATCAGGTTGTCCCGGCGATGCTCTGA
- the rfbD gene encoding dTDP-4-dehydrorhamnose reductase has translation MRVLVFGRTGQVARELQRRAPVVALARDEVDLTDPKDCAEAVRAEAPDVVINAAAYTAVDQAETDEETATLVNGAAPGAMAKACADLGIPFVHISTDYVFDGAGDEPFLPDAPTAPLGAYGRSKLAGEEAVRAAGGPHAIIRTSWVVSAHGKNFVKTMLRLGAERDRLTIVADQIGGPTCAADIAVLCLAAAEQLIEAPEKSGTYHLSGAPDVSWADFAREIFAQAGVTCEVADIPSSEFPTPAKRPGNSRMDNSATVAAFGLPRPDWRNGLADILRELESKPQDA, from the coding sequence ATGCGAGTTTTGGTATTCGGCCGCACCGGTCAGGTGGCCCGCGAGTTGCAGCGCCGCGCACCCGTTGTGGCGCTGGCACGGGATGAGGTCGACCTGACCGACCCGAAAGACTGCGCCGAGGCCGTGCGCGCCGAGGCCCCCGATGTGGTGATCAACGCCGCCGCCTATACCGCCGTCGATCAGGCCGAAACCGACGAAGAGACCGCCACGCTGGTCAATGGCGCCGCGCCCGGCGCGATGGCCAAGGCCTGCGCCGATCTTGGCATCCCCTTCGTGCATATCTCGACCGATTACGTCTTTGACGGCGCGGGCGATGAGCCCTTCCTCCCTGACGCCCCCACAGCCCCGCTGGGTGCCTATGGGCGCAGCAAGCTGGCGGGCGAAGAGGCCGTGCGCGCCGCGGGCGGGCCGCACGCGATCATCCGCACCTCTTGGGTGGTGTCGGCGCATGGCAAGAACTTCGTGAAGACCATGCTGCGGCTCGGCGCCGAGCGCGACCGGCTGACCATCGTCGCCGACCAGATCGGCGGGCCGACCTGCGCCGCCGATATCGCGGTGCTCTGCCTCGCCGCTGCCGAGCAGCTGATCGAGGCGCCGGAAAAATCCGGCACCTATCACCTCTCGGGCGCACCCGATGTGAGCTGGGCCGATTTCGCCCGCGAGATCTTTGCTCAGGCCGGGGTCACCTGTGAGGTCGCCGATATTCCCTCCTCCGAGTTCCCGACCCCGGCCAAGCGGCCCGGCAACTCGCGGATGGACAATAGCGCCACCGTGGCCGCCTTTGGGCTGCCGCGCCCGGACTGGCGCAACGGGCTGGCGGATATCCTGCGCGAGTTGGAGAGCAAACCGCAGGACGCCTGA